In Pseudoalteromonas sp. NC201, a single window of DNA contains:
- a CDS encoding ribbon-helix-helix domain-containing protein codes for MCELYASTPPHCYEVDKRSIRIQGAVTSLALENEIWHLLENIAKNEQLTLAEFISTLYQEVIERHGEIKNLASMLRITCLTYLANNKANDLHSGSS; via the coding sequence ATGTGTGAGCTCTACGCATCAACCCCCCCTCACTGCTACGAAGTAGATAAGCGCTCTATCCGAATTCAAGGTGCTGTTACTAGCCTTGCTTTAGAGAACGAAATTTGGCACCTGCTAGAAAACATAGCTAAGAATGAACAGCTTACTTTAGCTGAGTTTATTTCAACTCTTTATCAAGAAGTAATTGAACGCCATGGTGAGATTAAAAATTTGGCGTCAATGTTGCGTATTACCTGCTTAACTTACCTTGCAAATAATAAAGCAAACGATCTACACAGTGGTAGTAGCTGA
- a CDS encoding VOC family protein, which produces MAKMIHSMIRVKDADRSTKFYHDVFALTVKRRLDFSGFSLIYLGNEETSFELELTWNHEAVGYTIGNGYGHLAFAVDNLEVIYDKAQKSNYNPQAVKDFYNHDVLVARFFFIKDPDGYDIEVIEKSEVYR; this is translated from the coding sequence ATGGCAAAAATGATCCATTCAATGATCAGAGTGAAAGATGCTGATCGTTCAACTAAATTTTATCATGATGTATTTGCATTGACAGTGAAGCGACGACTAGATTTTAGTGGCTTTTCTCTTATCTATCTTGGCAATGAAGAAACGTCCTTTGAATTAGAGCTGACTTGGAATCATGAGGCTGTAGGTTATACCATCGGTAATGGCTATGGGCATCTTGCATTTGCTGTAGATAATTTGGAAGTAATTTACGATAAAGCCCAAAAAAGTAACTACAATCCTCAAGCAGTCAAGGACTTTTATAATCACGATGTATTGGTAGCAAGGTTCTTTTTTATCAAAGATCCTGATGGGTATGATATTGAAGTGATTGAAAAAAGTGAGGTATATCGGTAG
- a CDS encoding REP-associated tyrosine transposase, protein MYKSQNLRNKRVSLVNHFYAITVTCKDRKSYFNSFSICAEAAKTIMACEKERLFKVIAFVLMPDHLHLIIQLNGSLSLSDAIRAVKGRITTRLRSFGVFSLWQKGYYEHLIRSEDDLKEQARYIIQNPIRANLVTRVCEYPYWFCIWV, encoded by the coding sequence ATGTACAAAAGTCAAAACTTGAGGAATAAGCGGGTCTCACTCGTAAATCATTTCTATGCAATTACCGTCACGTGCAAAGATAGAAAGTCGTACTTTAACTCCTTTTCGATTTGTGCTGAGGCCGCTAAGACAATCATGGCTTGCGAAAAGGAACGCCTTTTTAAAGTTATTGCTTTCGTTTTAATGCCTGATCATCTGCACTTAATCATACAGCTAAATGGCTCCCTTAGCTTGTCAGATGCAATTCGCGCCGTAAAGGGTCGAATTACGACTCGTTTACGCTCATTTGGTGTCTTTAGCTTATGGCAAAAAGGTTATTATGAACACTTGATTCGAAGCGAAGATGATTTAAAAGAGCAAGCAAGGTATATAATTCAGAACCCAATAAGGGCTAACCTTGTTACGCGGGTATGTGAATATCCATATTGGTTTTGTATATGGGTGTGA
- the galU gene encoding UTP--glucose-1-phosphate uridylyltransferase GalU produces MKAVIPVAGLGTRMLPMTKAIPKEMLPLVDKPLIQYIVKECVAAGIKEIVLVTHSSKNAIENHFDTSFELEATLEKRVKRKLLDEVRSICPDDVTIMHVRQGEAKGLGHAVLCAQPIVGDNDFVVVLPDVVLDEYSADQSKENLAAMLSRFNQTKTSQIMLEPVPQQDVCKYGIADVNGIQLSAGESSAIKHMIEKPSIEEAPSNLAVVGRYVLSKNIWPLLRKTPVGAGGEIQLTDAIDMLMEKETVEAFHMSGRSHDCGDKLGYLKAIVEYAIRDEQLGEEFSQFLKRFHQLSLAS; encoded by the coding sequence ATGAAAGCAGTGATTCCTGTGGCAGGTTTGGGAACTAGGATGCTACCAATGACCAAAGCAATTCCAAAAGAAATGCTGCCTTTGGTAGATAAACCTCTGATTCAGTACATAGTCAAAGAGTGCGTTGCAGCAGGTATCAAAGAAATCGTATTAGTGACTCACTCGTCCAAAAATGCAATTGAAAACCATTTTGATACTAGCTTTGAGCTGGAAGCTACATTAGAAAAGCGCGTAAAGCGCAAGTTATTGGATGAAGTGCGCTCAATTTGTCCTGACGACGTCACTATTATGCATGTTCGTCAGGGTGAAGCTAAGGGCCTTGGACATGCTGTGTTATGTGCGCAGCCCATTGTTGGTGACAATGACTTTGTTGTTGTATTACCTGACGTAGTTTTAGACGAATATTCTGCGGATCAAAGCAAAGAAAACCTTGCTGCAATGCTTTCTCGTTTTAACCAAACCAAAACTAGCCAAATTATGCTAGAACCGGTTCCACAGCAGGACGTATGTAAGTACGGTATCGCTGATGTTAATGGCATTCAACTTAGCGCTGGCGAGAGTAGCGCGATAAAGCATATGATCGAAAAGCCAAGCATTGAAGAGGCTCCTTCTAACCTAGCAGTGGTTGGTCGCTATGTACTTTCTAAAAATATTTGGCCCCTATTAAGGAAAACACCTGTCGGTGCCGGTGGCGAGATCCAGTTAACAGATGCAATCGATATGTTGATGGAAAAAGAAACCGTTGAAGCTTTTCATATGAGTGGACGCTCACATGACTGCGGAGATAAGCTGGGTTATCTTAAAGCTATCGTTGAATATGCTATTCGTGACGAGCAGTTAGGTGAAGAATTTTCACAATTCTTAAAACGCTTTCATCAATTAAGCCTAGCTTCTTAG
- a CDS encoding S8 family serine peptidase, producing MRSKLSALSLALLPALAFTAQAAVQIETTTATADDSILVVFKENTSAALRANARNLVKAKMADLNADGVDDKYRHVLKGRLANFKLDSITAKQAIEKLANHPAVAYVEPDYQVKALGIPDDSRFDELWGMHNTGQTGGTADADIDAPEAWDITVGSRDVIVGVIDTGVDYTHPDLAANAWYNPGEIAGDGIDNDGNGYIDDVHGINAITGSGDPMDDQGHGTHVSGTIGASGNDATGVAGVNHEVSIVGCKFLDASGSGSTSDAIECIDYMVALKNAGHNVRVTNNSWGGGGFSQALSDAITASENADILFVAAAGNSAVDNDVNPHYPSSYEHDSVFSIASTTHTDAMSSFSQWGLTSVDMGAPGSAILSTVPGGGYSSYSGTSMATPHVAGAAALVLSINPTLSAIELKNLLMQSGDVNADLTDKTVSGKRLNVNQAVIDADPEPGFRVSARPANQEITAGDTATYEFTFASVADWQGTIDLSVTSPIAGATLSATTAMPGDAVTLSVPTTASTQWGEYSFTLNATSGELADQEQVGLYVLPQGLSDFSYENTTAVDIPDNDASGITSVITVADTVTVFDSNTLVDITHTYIGDLIVTLTSPAGTVATLHNRQGGAADDINQTFNSAAFNGEVATGDWTLSVSDNAGIDTGTLNSWTLNLTGLGETSPQPPVAGFSFAASGLAVTFTDESRDPNDDIVSWAWDFGDGSISTDASPIHEFAASGEYSVSLTVTDSEGNSHTTTQSVIVSTDEIELSLVRANKSRLGFIRVELSWQGSSADEVTIYRDGQAIESVSNTGKFRDFSRDLEATSYTYKVCQSSEICSNEITVNF from the coding sequence ATGAGATCTAAACTTTCTGCATTGTCTTTGGCTTTGCTACCAGCACTTGCTTTCACGGCTCAAGCGGCAGTTCAAATTGAAACAACAACCGCGACTGCAGACGACAGCATCCTAGTTGTATTTAAAGAAAATACCTCTGCGGCACTTCGTGCAAATGCAAGAAACCTAGTAAAAGCAAAAATGGCAGATTTAAATGCTGACGGTGTTGATGATAAATACCGTCATGTTTTGAAAGGTCGTTTAGCAAACTTTAAGCTAGATAGCATTACAGCAAAACAAGCGATTGAAAAACTGGCTAATCATCCAGCGGTTGCATATGTTGAGCCTGACTATCAAGTAAAAGCACTTGGCATTCCCGATGACAGTCGTTTTGACGAATTGTGGGGTATGCACAACACAGGTCAAACTGGTGGTACAGCAGATGCCGACATTGACGCTCCTGAAGCGTGGGATATTACGGTTGGCTCACGTGATGTTATCGTCGGTGTGATCGATACCGGTGTTGATTATACTCACCCAGATCTAGCCGCAAATGCATGGTACAACCCGGGTGAAATAGCTGGGGATGGTATTGATAACGACGGTAACGGTTATATTGATGACGTTCACGGTATCAACGCGATTACTGGTAGTGGCGATCCGATGGATGACCAAGGCCACGGTACGCACGTTTCGGGTACTATCGGTGCTTCAGGCAACGATGCAACGGGCGTTGCTGGTGTAAACCATGAGGTGTCTATCGTAGGCTGTAAATTCCTCGATGCATCAGGCTCAGGCTCAACCTCAGATGCGATTGAGTGTATTGACTATATGGTTGCGCTTAAAAACGCGGGTCATAACGTTCGTGTTACTAATAATAGTTGGGGTGGCGGCGGCTTCAGCCAAGCACTTTCTGATGCAATCACAGCCAGTGAAAATGCGGATATCTTATTTGTTGCCGCAGCTGGTAACAGTGCGGTAGATAACGACGTAAACCCTCACTATCCTTCAAGCTATGAACACGACAGTGTATTCTCTATTGCAAGTACAACACATACCGATGCGATGTCTTCATTTTCTCAATGGGGTTTAACGTCTGTTGACATGGGCGCACCAGGTAGCGCAATTTTATCTACCGTTCCAGGTGGTGGTTATTCAAGTTACTCAGGTACTTCAATGGCGACACCTCACGTTGCAGGTGCTGCTGCTCTGGTACTTTCTATCAATCCTACACTAAGTGCTATCGAGCTTAAAAACCTACTGATGCAAAGTGGTGATGTTAATGCTGACCTTACAGATAAAACAGTATCTGGTAAGCGCTTAAATGTGAATCAAGCAGTAATCGATGCAGACCCAGAGCCTGGCTTTAGAGTGTCAGCTCGTCCTGCTAATCAGGAAATCACGGCGGGCGATACTGCAACATACGAATTTACTTTTGCTTCGGTCGCTGACTGGCAGGGTACTATAGACTTGTCTGTTACCTCACCAATTGCTGGTGCGACATTGTCTGCGACTACCGCAATGCCTGGCGATGCTGTAACACTTTCAGTACCAACTACGGCTTCGACTCAATGGGGCGAATATAGCTTTACACTCAATGCAACATCAGGTGAACTTGCAGATCAAGAGCAGGTAGGACTATATGTATTACCTCAAGGGTTAAGCGATTTCAGCTATGAAAATACTACCGCGGTAGACATCCCTGATAACGATGCTTCTGGTATTACTTCTGTGATCACTGTAGCTGATACGGTTACTGTGTTTGATAGTAATACCCTAGTGGATATTACACACACCTACATTGGCGACTTAATTGTTACACTTACCTCTCCAGCTGGAACAGTAGCAACACTGCATAACCGTCAAGGTGGTGCCGCAGACGACATTAACCAAACCTTTAACTCAGCTGCATTTAATGGTGAAGTTGCAACAGGTGATTGGACATTGTCTGTCTCAGATAATGCAGGTATCGATACTGGAACATTGAACAGTTGGACTCTGAACCTAACAGGCCTTGGTGAAACATCTCCTCAACCTCCAGTTGCGGGCTTCAGTTTTGCAGCTTCAGGCTTAGCCGTGACATTCACTGATGAAAGCCGCGACCCGAACGATGACATCGTTAGTTGGGCATGGGACTTTGGTGATGGCAGCATCAGTACTGACGCAAGCCCGATCCATGAGTTTGCAGCATCTGGTGAGTACAGCGTTTCTCTGACTGTTACTGATAGTGAAGGCAACAGCCACACAACAACCCAATCTGTTATTGTTAGTACTGATGAAATTGAGCTATCGCTAGTTCGCGCAAATAAGTCTCGCTTAGGCTTTATCCGCGTAGAACTTTCATGGCAAGGCAGCAGTGCAGATGAAGTAACGATTTACCGTGATGGACAAGCGATTGAATCTGTCTCAAATACTGGTAAATTCAGAGACTTCTCTCGTGATTTAGAAGCTACCAGCTACACGTATAAAGTGTGTCAATCTAGTGAAATCTGTTCAAATGAAATCACAGTGAACTTTTAA
- a CDS encoding curlin: protein MKFSKSIVSCAIALALTHSITAHAEAKSDNKPLSTSALSQVERVSGTSNELKLSQTSGSQGGNELASVQLGTSNLTDVTTVGDNNITEADQNGTGNVAIITTTGNNNNQVYSQDGESNGALTEVTGDDNAIDIQQSGSGILGINNEAINIINGDQNTITVSQGSGGQWFYNLNMQGSQNEVSATQSGMWNEATLESVQGDMNQITLDQDGVYNQYKVVSLQGNENEIESSQSGNFNVIAVETVIGDDNQVEIEQSEGDSNTVNVFEITGDNNELSIDQEGSTNTFASDLLVGSDNEVTAEQRGDENKVQADVVGDNNEFTAMQIGNGNEMYLGVAGENNEFSATQVGDANIAHVANFNGSDNDVDVTQTGDENEVVVQSSYPDVSLASNDNAVDISQSGTGNGVVVTMSSVFDSSSNQVDIAQSGEFNAIDLMLEGSRNMLDITQNGSNNFVMGMGSEAFIINGDDNAFTVSQIGDGNLVQGGITGSGQNITVTQVGDNNVATITQQ, encoded by the coding sequence GTGAAGTTTTCAAAATCAATTGTGAGTTGCGCTATCGCACTTGCGCTAACACATTCTATTACAGCACATGCTGAGGCAAAATCAGATAATAAACCACTTTCAACTTCTGCACTTTCACAAGTAGAGCGTGTAAGTGGAACAAGTAATGAGCTTAAGCTTTCACAAACTTCAGGTAGTCAAGGTGGCAACGAGTTAGCTTCTGTGCAACTGGGAACATCTAATCTGACAGATGTGACTACGGTTGGCGACAACAACATTACAGAAGCCGATCAAAATGGTACTGGTAACGTCGCTATTATAACAACAACCGGTAACAACAATAACCAAGTATATAGCCAAGATGGTGAATCTAACGGCGCATTAACGGAAGTTACTGGCGACGATAACGCGATTGACATTCAGCAGTCAGGTAGCGGGATCCTTGGGATTAACAACGAAGCCATCAATATCATTAATGGCGATCAAAATACTATTACGGTATCTCAAGGTTCTGGCGGTCAATGGTTCTACAACCTAAATATGCAAGGTAGCCAAAACGAGGTATCAGCGACACAATCAGGTATGTGGAACGAAGCCACACTTGAGTCTGTACAAGGTGATATGAACCAAATTACTTTGGACCAAGATGGTGTGTATAACCAATATAAAGTGGTTAGTCTACAGGGTAATGAAAACGAAATTGAATCGAGCCAAAGCGGCAATTTCAATGTTATCGCCGTAGAGACAGTGATTGGGGATGACAACCAAGTTGAGATTGAGCAGTCGGAAGGTGATAGCAATACGGTTAACGTATTTGAAATTACTGGAGACAATAACGAGCTTAGTATCGATCAGGAAGGCTCAACTAACACCTTTGCGTCAGATTTATTAGTTGGTAGTGATAATGAAGTGACGGCTGAACAGCGTGGTGATGAGAACAAAGTTCAAGCTGACGTTGTTGGTGATAATAACGAATTTACCGCGATGCAAATTGGCAATGGCAACGAGATGTACCTTGGCGTTGCTGGTGAAAACAATGAATTTTCAGCGACTCAAGTGGGTGATGCGAATATCGCACATGTTGCGAATTTCAACGGTAGTGATAACGATGTTGATGTTACCCAAACGGGTGATGAAAACGAGGTGGTGGTGCAATCATCTTACCCCGACGTTAGCCTTGCAAGCAATGACAACGCCGTTGATATCTCACAAAGTGGCACTGGCAATGGTGTTGTTGTGACGATGAGCAGTGTGTTCGATAGCAGTTCAAACCAAGTAGATATTGCGCAATCAGGCGAATTTAACGCGATAGATTTAATGCTTGAAGGCAGCCGTAATATGTTAGACATCACACAAAATGGTAGCAACAACTTTGTGATGGGTATGGGCTCAGAAGCATTCATTATCAACGGTGATGATAATGCATTTACAGTAAGCCAAATTGGTGATGGCAACTTAGTTCAAGGTGGAATTACAGGTAGTGGTCAAAACATTACCGTAACTCAGGTTGGTGACAACAACGTTGCGACTATCACTCAGCAATAA
- a CDS encoding CsgE family curli-type amyloid fiber assembly protein, with the protein MIRIITFLSAMLVSTFSLSAQEDVEIDGLVMDQSISRFGHQFYFQFSQLWRDVPNTSGINITVKETVLPRAGTRLEVLMNNRAVYATAMGRRGGSVDERVETAIFTIMDAMAREQYQQNGSEDLAASGW; encoded by the coding sequence ATGATAAGAATAATAACATTCTTGAGCGCCATGCTCGTTTCTACGTTTTCACTGAGTGCACAAGAAGATGTAGAAATTGATGGTTTAGTGATGGATCAGAGTATTAGCCGATTTGGTCATCAGTTTTACTTTCAATTTTCACAGCTTTGGAGAGATGTTCCTAACACCTCGGGAATTAATATCACGGTTAAAGAAACGGTTTTACCAAGAGCAGGCACTCGGTTAGAAGTTTTAATGAATAATCGCGCAGTCTACGCAACAGCGATGGGAAGGAGAGGTGGCTCTGTTGATGAGCGAGTTGAGACTGCCATCTTTACTATTATGGATGCGATGGCGAGAGAACAATATCAACAGAATGGCTCAGAAGATTTAGCAGCAAGTGGGTGGTAA
- a CDS encoding curli assembly protein CsgF translates to MATIKTTIVCAGLMLLSGAHVAATELVYKPINPAFGGNPLNANMLLSKAQSQNKHRAPIIEKTYDEKFQESLERTYLNRLVREITDVAFGDDIKDSIFDQDATFMSGDYQIQVITSTPDTITVRITNTASGEETILEVPRFAASAGGGY, encoded by the coding sequence ATGGCAACAATAAAAACAACAATCGTGTGTGCTGGTTTAATGCTACTTAGCGGTGCTCATGTGGCAGCAACGGAGCTGGTATATAAACCAATTAACCCCGCATTTGGTGGTAACCCGTTAAACGCCAATATGTTATTGAGTAAAGCGCAATCTCAAAATAAACACAGAGCGCCAATTATAGAAAAGACCTATGATGAAAAGTTTCAAGAATCACTCGAGCGTACGTATCTCAACCGCTTGGTAAGAGAAATTACGGATGTAGCGTTTGGTGATGACATCAAAGACAGTATTTTTGATCAAGACGCGACGTTTATGAGTGGCGACTATCAAATCCAAGTGATCACCAGTACACCCGACACCATTACGGTTAGAATAACAAATACAGCATCGGGTGAAGAAACCATTCTTGAAGTACCCAGGTTTGCCGCTTCGGCTGGTGGAGGATACTAA
- a CDS encoding CsgG/HfaB family protein, whose amino-acid sequence MLRVTLLVLLLLLGGCSSMSRVLPPAQSVAIELTDTETFAELKNLPTPKGRIPVSVYSFRDQTGQYKPQDNVSSFSTAVTQGANSILMQALHETDWFIPVEREGLQNLLTERKIIRAASDDNDTSALPPLMTAKIILEGGIISYDSNIRTGGLGMEYFGIGASELYREDVISIYMRAVDVRTGQVLLSVASSKKVLSMEVRAGFFRYVSYKRLAEAEAGFSDNEPMHICVTQAIEKALTLMVQQGIEKGVWSAATASQVAL is encoded by the coding sequence ATGCTCCGTGTAACTTTATTGGTATTGTTGTTACTACTTGGTGGTTGTTCTAGCATGTCACGTGTGTTGCCACCGGCGCAAAGTGTGGCTATTGAGCTGACCGATACCGAAACCTTTGCAGAACTAAAAAATTTACCCACACCTAAAGGGCGAATTCCTGTCTCGGTTTATTCATTTCGCGACCAAACAGGGCAATATAAACCACAAGATAATGTGAGTTCATTTTCAACAGCGGTGACTCAAGGCGCTAACTCGATTTTAATGCAGGCACTACACGAAACGGATTGGTTTATTCCGGTAGAACGTGAAGGGCTGCAAAACCTGCTGACTGAGCGCAAAATTATTCGTGCAGCAAGTGATGATAATGATACAAGCGCTTTGCCACCATTAATGACCGCAAAGATTATTTTAGAAGGTGGGATCATCAGCTATGACTCTAATATCCGCACAGGCGGTTTGGGGATGGAATATTTTGGCATAGGTGCATCTGAGCTTTATCGTGAGGATGTTATCTCTATTTATATGCGCGCAGTTGATGTTCGTACCGGGCAAGTGCTGCTTTCTGTCGCGAGTAGTAAAAAGGTGCTATCCATGGAGGTTCGGGCAGGGTTTTTCCGATATGTGAGTTATAAACGATTGGCTGAAGCCGAAGCGGGTTTTAGCGATAACGAACCGATGCACATTTGTGTAACTCAAGCGATAGAAAAAGCGCTGACTTTGATGGTACAACAGGGTATCGAAAAAGGCGTGTGGTCGGCAGCTACCGCATCGCAGGTCGCGCTTTAG
- the mpl gene encoding UDP-N-acetylmuramate:L-alanyl-gamma-D-glutamyl-meso-diaminopimelate ligase, giving the protein MHVHILGICGTFMGGIAAIAQSLGHKVTGSDLNVYPPMSTQLESLGIELTQGYDPKQLIDVEPDVVIIGNAMSRGNPCVEYVLEKGMRYTSGPEWLKDHVLRQSWVLAVAGTHGKTTTASMLAWLLEYAGLRPGFLIGGIVQNFGVSARTSDTPFFVIEADEYDTAFFDKRSKFVHYLPRTLILNNLEYDHADIFPDLNAIQTQFHHLIRTLPSQGKAVYPADDAALQNVIERGFWSEQESLGKEWSYNLLKADGSRFTVLFEGEEKGEVNWQAIGVHNVKNAMMAIAAARHVGIPIEVSIEALGQFISPKRRMEIKGEVNGVTVYDDFAHHPTAIATTLAGLRAKVGDAPIIAILEPRSNTMKLGIHQETLLQSLDMADEVYLFEPDGLSWSLKAQAEAAGRQCFASVDEIVAQVVTNQAPNQHVLIMSNGGFGGIHDKLLTALKK; this is encoded by the coding sequence ATGCACGTACATATTTTAGGGATTTGCGGTACCTTTATGGGCGGGATCGCAGCCATCGCTCAATCATTGGGGCACAAAGTCACAGGTTCAGATCTCAATGTTTACCCGCCGATGAGTACACAACTTGAATCACTCGGAATTGAACTAACTCAAGGGTACGACCCTAAGCAACTCATCGATGTTGAGCCTGATGTGGTGATCATCGGCAATGCCATGAGCCGTGGTAATCCGTGCGTTGAATATGTTTTAGAAAAGGGTATGCGTTATACCTCAGGCCCTGAATGGTTAAAAGACCATGTATTACGCCAGTCATGGGTGTTGGCTGTGGCCGGTACGCATGGCAAAACGACCACTGCAAGTATGTTAGCTTGGTTACTCGAATACGCAGGATTACGCCCGGGCTTTTTGATCGGTGGCATAGTGCAAAATTTTGGTGTGTCGGCGCGCACTTCAGATACGCCATTCTTTGTTATCGAAGCCGACGAATACGATACGGCGTTTTTCGATAAACGCAGCAAGTTTGTCCATTACTTACCTCGCACGTTAATACTCAACAATCTTGAATATGATCACGCTGATATTTTTCCAGATTTAAATGCCATTCAAACCCAGTTTCATCATTTAATTCGCACGCTACCCAGCCAAGGTAAAGCCGTATATCCAGCAGATGATGCTGCGTTACAAAACGTTATTGAACGCGGTTTTTGGAGCGAGCAGGAATCGCTTGGCAAAGAATGGTCGTATAACCTGCTCAAGGCGGACGGTTCTCGCTTTACAGTGTTATTTGAAGGCGAAGAAAAAGGCGAAGTAAATTGGCAGGCGATTGGTGTGCATAATGTCAAAAATGCCATGATGGCGATTGCGGCAGCAAGACATGTGGGCATTCCAATCGAGGTAAGTATCGAAGCGCTGGGGCAATTTATTTCTCCCAAACGCCGTATGGAAATTAAAGGGGAGGTCAATGGCGTTACTGTCTATGATGACTTTGCACATCACCCCACGGCAATAGCAACGACCCTCGCAGGTCTTAGAGCAAAAGTTGGAGATGCACCTATCATTGCTATTTTAGAGCCACGCTCAAATACGATGAAGCTTGGCATTCATCAAGAAACCTTATTGCAATCCCTTGATATGGCAGATGAAGTGTATCTATTCGAACCAGATGGCCTATCTTGGTCTCTTAAAGCACAAGCTGAAGCCGCGGGTCGTCAGTGTTTTGCAAGCGTAGATGAGATTGTTGCACAGGTTGTGACAAATCAAGCACCAAACCAGCATGTGTTGATTATGAGTAATGGTGGTTTTGGTGGCATCCACGACAAACTTTTAACTGCATTGAAAAAGTAA
- a CDS encoding flavin prenyltransferase UbiX, with translation MSEQTFNGPITLAFSGASGAPYGLRLLEVLVSLNYQVYVLISSAARVVLDTESNLKLSGNEQKATEQLQTLFCAKDKQIQVFGKDNWFSPVASGSAAPKQMVVCPCSAGSVSAIALGASDNLLERAADVVIKERGQLILVPRETPFSPIHLENMLKLSRLGVTIMPAAPGFYHQPQSIDDLVDFMVARILDHLHIEHTLAKRWGYGE, from the coding sequence ATGTCAGAACAAACATTTAATGGGCCAATTACGCTGGCCTTTAGTGGTGCGTCGGGCGCCCCTTACGGACTGAGATTACTCGAGGTATTGGTGTCGTTAAACTATCAAGTTTACGTGCTAATCTCGAGCGCAGCCAGAGTGGTGCTGGATACTGAGTCGAATTTAAAACTCTCAGGAAATGAACAAAAAGCAACAGAGCAACTACAGACGCTTTTCTGTGCTAAAGATAAGCAAATTCAGGTATTTGGTAAAGATAACTGGTTTAGCCCTGTGGCATCTGGCTCGGCCGCACCAAAGCAGATGGTGGTGTGTCCGTGTAGCGCAGGAAGCGTGTCAGCCATTGCACTTGGGGCATCTGACAATTTGCTTGAGCGCGCAGCAGATGTGGTGATCAAAGAACGTGGCCAATTAATATTAGTGCCGCGTGAGACGCCCTTTAGTCCAATTCATCTTGAAAACATGCTCAAGCTTAGCCGCTTGGGGGTGACTATCATGCCTGCAGCACCTGGTTTTTATCATCAGCCACAAAGTATCGACGATTTGGTCGACTTTATGGTGGCCCGCATTTTAGATCATCTACACATCGAGCATACCTTAGCTAAGCGCTGGGGTTATGGAGAATAA
- a CDS encoding ABC transporter ATP-binding protein, translating into MTIALNIKGLKKVYSNGVEAVKGIDLEVQEGDFFALLGPNGAGKSTTIGVIASLVNKSQGSVEVFGHSIDTHLEDAKSNLGLVPQEFNFSQFETLNQILVTQAGYYGVPRDVAHQRAEKYLKQLGLFDKKDKQARTLSGGMKRRLMIARALMHEPKLLILDEPTAGVDIELRRSMWDFLREINKQGVTIILTTHYLEEAELLCRNIAIIDKGTIVEHTTIKTLLSKLDKETFVLDLKPPMLPVALDGYQFTTVDDHTIEVEVAKSQGLNGVFTQLTEQGNQVLSMRNKANRLEELFVGLLEQGRGA; encoded by the coding sequence ATGACAATAGCACTGAACATCAAAGGGTTAAAAAAAGTTTATAGTAACGGCGTCGAAGCCGTTAAAGGCATTGATCTCGAAGTTCAAGAAGGGGACTTCTTTGCGCTACTTGGTCCAAACGGGGCTGGTAAATCTACCACAATAGGGGTTATTGCCTCACTGGTGAATAAAAGCCAAGGCAGCGTAGAGGTTTTTGGTCATAGTATTGATACTCATTTGGAAGACGCTAAGTCGAACTTAGGTTTAGTACCACAGGAGTTCAACTTTAGCCAATTCGAGACGCTAAACCAAATTCTTGTGACTCAGGCGGGCTATTATGGTGTGCCAAGAGACGTTGCCCATCAGCGAGCCGAGAAGTATCTCAAGCAGCTGGGATTATTTGATAAAAAAGATAAGCAAGCTCGCACGTTATCCGGCGGTATGAAACGTCGCTTGATGATTGCAAGAGCATTGATGCATGAGCCTAAGCTCCTTATTTTAGATGAACCTACGGCTGGTGTGGATATAGAACTACGCCGTTCTATGTGGGATTTTTTGCGTGAAATTAATAAGCAAGGCGTAACGATTATACTCACAACGCATTACTTAGAAGAAGCAGAGCTGTTGTGCCGTAATATTGCGATTATTGATAAAGGCACGATTGTTGAGCACACGACCATCAAGACATTACTCTCAAAGTTGGATAAAGAAACGTTTGTACTTGATCTTAAGCCGCCCATGCTGCCTGTGGCACTCGATGGTTACCAATTTACCACCGTAGATGACCATACTATTGAGGTAGAAGTAGCTAAGTCGCAAGGGCTCAATGGGGTGTTCACACAGCTCACAGAGCAAGGTAATCAAGTATTAAGTATGCGTAACAAAGCTAACCGTTTAGAAGAGTTGTTTGTTGGCTTACTGGAGCAGGGGAGAGGGGCATAA